The following nucleotide sequence is from Pedobacter sp. PACM 27299.
GCATATTTACACACTGCGTCTGTTGCCTTTACTCAAGCGGTAAAGATTGGTCCGGTCAATTCAATCACCTTTTATGAAAACTATTCCTATATGGATAAGACGCAAGAGGGAAGTACCGATACACAGATGAATGTATTGGGAATGATGCTGAATGCAGGTAACCTGGTTACTTATGTGGATTGGGCATCAGGAAAAAATCAACCCTGGTTAGGTCCTGAATGGCAAAATGGTCTAGCCTCAGGAAATCCAGATGCCAAATGGCACAGTCGCTTTAACATTAACATCGGCTATTATTTTTAACATCACATCTACGAAAAATGTCTAAACTTAAAATAGAAGACCTTACCCTAATTTTTGGGAAGGAAAAGGAAGCTGCGCTTTCTTTATTGAAGCAAGGGAAATCCAAAGCGGAGATCCTCAAGGAAACAGGTTGTACAGTAGCGGTGAAAAATGCCAGCTTCGCAATTGAAGAAGGTGAATTTTTTGTCATTATGGGATTATCAGGAAGTGGTAAATCCAGTTTATTGCGTTGTCTGAACAGGTTAATTGAACCTACCGCAGGAAGCGTGATTTTAAATCAAAGAAACATTACCTCTCTTGGTGACCTGGAATTACAAGCCGTTCGTCGTAAAGAAATGGCGATGGTGTTCCAGAATTTCGGATTGCTGCCACACCGTACAGTGTTGGAAAATGTAGCATTTGGATTGGAATTGCAAGATATTCCAAAAGAAGAAAGAGAAGAAAAGGCGAAAACTGTGATTGATCTGGTGAGCCTTCGTGGTTATGAAAATCAACATACAGCTGAGCTTTCCGGTGGGATGCAGCAGCGTGTTGGTTTAGCCAGAGCTCTAGCCAATGACCCGGAAATATTGTTGATGGATGAAGCCTTTTCTGCATTGGATCCGCTGATCCGTACACAAATGCAGGACGAGCTGATCGATCTGCAGGAGAAAATGCACAGAACTATTGTTTTTATTACACATGATCTGGATGAAGCGATTCGATTAGGAGATCGTATTGCGATCATGAAAGATGGAGAAATTATACAAATAGGTACACCAGAAGATATTTTAACCAATCCGGCAACAGATTACGTGGCTTCTTTCGTAGAGAA
It contains:
- a CDS encoding quaternary amine ABC transporter ATP-binding protein, with the protein product MSKLKIEDLTLIFGKEKEAALSLLKQGKSKAEILKETGCTVAVKNASFAIEEGEFFVIMGLSGSGKSSLLRCLNRLIEPTAGSVILNQRNITSLGDLELQAVRRKEMAMVFQNFGLLPHRTVLENVAFGLELQDIPKEEREEKAKTVIDLVSLRGYENQHTAELSGGMQQRVGLARALANDPEILLMDEAFSALDPLIRTQMQDELIDLQEKMHRTIVFITHDLDEAIRLGDRIAIMKDGEIIQIGTPEDILTNPATDYVASFVEKVDRKSIITAASLLFEKPTVAIFKKDGVEGSLRKMRISGLTSLPAVSVDKHFLGFVYLKDLLELKAQKEHTIEKAIIKDIPVAYPETTVEQMLPYIAENGRAVPVVDEKTNKLIGIVSQTSLLIETTGTSWESATGNTIDHLQKEII